Within the Danaus plexippus chromosome 25, MEX_DaPlex, whole genome shotgun sequence genome, the region TGGTCAGGACAAACGTGTgatgagaatatttaaatatatcgacatacatgtataatatatgtatgtttgttcatatatattatcgcTATCACAAGacttaaaataagataaacgTATTGTTCCAGattttaagagaaaaataacaatttaaagagataagatttatttaaaaaaatactatatgaTAATTCTTAAGTATATACGTCAGTACAGATAGAtctatatatgtgtgtgtgacaTCACACatgttactaaatatatattgggaTGCTTtggatatttttgtttgttgaaaaaaatattaaacaatttgtaGCCGTTAAAAGATattgatttgatttatatattatgtacatataatgaaTGTAGGACCTTTTCGGTGACCTTAAACTACCGGAAAGTTTTCAATAAGGAATTGTACAGGAACAGGAAGAGAGTTGCATTGGATTGACGGCTGTAGTATTGACTGATGtctattaatgatataataatgatatgataGGTATCATTTAACGTGGAACCCCTCGGTCGTTTTATTCCGTTGTTAAATTTCCACAGCCTGCATCCCGTAGCGTATGGGGCTTgtcatatatgtttgtttgtttgttcccAGTAATTaggaaacatttatttaatcggtatttttttggtaaataacCGTTCGATTTCTTTGaaactatttgtattttagtgatattaataaattatgcttaaaaaaatttattatacaaaacaagACACATGCGTGGCGGAGTTATGGGagtatatagaaaatttacatacataacgCGTTCCTTcacatattaacatatattatttataacaagatatattatttatttaatgttattaatattaatcccTACGTTATTAATACGAGCGTCCTCTCATACGTTCTGTTAGCAGTTAGGCCACGCTCTCAAAGCGTGTTCTTAATTACTCCGAACTGCGTCATAGAAAATGCAAGATGAATTATATTACACTCACAGTATGTAAAACAATGACATTACaagtgaaaatgtttttatgtaaaaatctcacagaaaaaatatttttatggtaaaagatatttacatCATGATCTGTTACTGAGCGATAACGAAAAAACACTCTGAAACATGACACAGTAACAGTGTTAATACGGTAATTAATAACACTCACTGATAGCTGCGAGTGTGCTCTCAGCTTTACAGGCACGGGATAACGGCGTGACATTCACAAACAAACACGGATACAAGCTATTGTTATATAGAATAGAGTTCATTATACAGTAAATATGAAAGTTAATATCGGttcatgttatttaataatcataagaATATTAACAACATAACGTACAGCAAATAGACTAAAGACTCGGAGAGTCGTTGGTCTATGGTCGCTAGGAGAGTCTCGCTCGTATTATCTATGAAGTATAGATCAAATGTCTAACTCCAGACGAACTGTCTGCTGCATTAATACACACTGCCAAAACGACTAcaccataatatataaacgtagAAGTGAAACTACTACTAGAATTAATAGTGACGGGCGACTTTCACCGagatcattatattattatgattatagcTTTATCcttcatattatatgtagttAATAGATGTGTATGTGCCTCTGGCGAATTGTGTTGCTTCAATATTATACATTGACTATCAACCCGCCTTATTACGTACAGCATAATTACTGCTTGCGAAACATCACGGCGAGAACAAAGATTACATTGCATTAGATTCCCACGGCAGTAACCTTGTTATTCCATGTACTGATGAACTGGTACTGTATTTCCAGGTTTGCGAGAAGTTGGAGATAGGAGCAGAGGCCGACTACTTCGGACTCCGAGTGTGCTCGGGCTCCGGGCCCGGCAGGTGGCTGAACCTCAGGAACCACCTGGACCCGCATCGCATACCCAGCAGGCGCCTAGACCTGCGGGTCAAGTTCTGGGTCCCGCCGCATCTCCTCATCAACGAGCCCACACGACACCAGTTCTACCTACACGCCAAGCTGGACCTCATCGAGGGGCGGCTGGTGGTGGCCGACCAGGAGGTCGCCAGGAAAATAATAGCCTACATCGCCCAGGCTGAGACCGGCGATTTCGACCCCCAGGCCGCCTCGCACGTGTACGCCGACTGCGACAAGATAGGCCCCCAGGGAGAGAAGCCCGACGACCACGAGGCCAAGATTATGGAGTATCACTGCCAGATAGCGGGCATGAGAGCCTCGCAGGCCGAATATAAACTGTTGAAGGAGATATCTAAACTGGAGTCCTTCGGGGAGGAGATATTCTTCTGCAAGCCGGTGACGCAGAACAACAACGCCCACAACCTGTACAGTCACCTGCTGTACCACAGGCAGCAGGCGGAGGAGCCGCGGACCAGGGACGACCAGGAGATAGACGGGGGAGGAACCGTGGGCTGCCTCACCTCCGCACACACCGGGGCGGGGTGCGGCTGTAGACTAAGCACCTGCGTGGGAGTCGGGCCTAGTGGGATCGTGGTGTACAGGCCTGCCTGTAACGGAGTGCACGACATAGGAGTAGAGAAACAGAGGTGAGGCGACCGCCAGGACattcacttatatataatgatctGATTTCTATTGATTAATGTATTTCTTAAGATAATCACTGATATCTTAGTTGTTCTTCTGCCATATCAAAAGATTAAGTGCATGAGGTGGATGAACTTGTATAACTTCATCGCTAAGtatatcttcatatatattccggtcatgaaaatttgtttgacaaaaaaatgttcattaaatCCAGTTATTTGCACTGCAAAGTAAACTTGCTGTCTGATAGCTTATcttttgcaaatatatttatcattgagACGTCCCAGTGTTAATAGAAGTATGTTGTATGGAACTTAAATTTCAgcatatatttgaatatatcaaAGGCGGCTCTCACCATACACATTAACAGTACTTATATTTGTTCCGCAGTATTCCCTACACGTCCATCCACCGCGCCCAGCCTGTGCGCCGAATCTTCCAGCTGTGCTACGTGTCTGATGAGGGTCACGAGGTCACCCTCCACGTGAAGATGGCCACCTCCAGCCAGGCCGCTGCCCTGTACCGAGCAGTCACTGAGAAACATGCCTTCTACTACTGTGAAACTGTACGAACAGACGTCACGGAACAGTTCATTAGAGATCTGAAGGTTGGTAGAGATCCCTGAGAGTTATCATAGTAGGGGTAACCGGTCAAAGATGCCGAGACAACGAACAATCATAGTTTGAGCTTATTTTGACTTACGTCGTTTGTTAACTCTGAGTAAACAGAAATTGACACAAATCACTTAAAACAATCATATGTAGTTTGGGCCGAACGATCGCAACAGACTTTGAATTAGATACAAATGGCTTGGAAAAAACCACACGCATTAGTGTGCGGGGCCGGGCGGGTCGGACGGGGATCACTGACTCgttgttacattataaaacttattcattattaatttattaatgaggGGTGTGTCGCTACAAGCTAAAATGTATGACGCCGCCAGACTTGTTTACACCGGCCACGACTACGACACAGAATGATGTGCGGAACACTGTCCGTCCGCCTGCCAAATAAATACAcctaaatattgtatttaactaaTTCACCTAGTTGTACATTTAAGGACAGGTACTCGCAGGCCGCACTAAACTTACATATGGCTTATAATGAactagtaattatttattagttagtTTTAGTTCATAGACTTGTAAATGAATCATCCGTCTGTTGGGAGGGATGTTGTAGGTGTGGGCTTAGTAAcaaatgtctttaaaatattattcggagCGCCATCTGTTGACGTGTTCTGACAAATGTATTACAAATCAAATAACCGGCCTGAAGGTTAACAAAACAAGAGCTATAAGGATATCGACGacctttttaattaagtttttttttaagtaacacaAGTTATAACAACAACATGAGAGTCGGTGAGGTGTTAAAAGCCACTGTCCAGTTACTAATATTGGTGTGTCGTTCCAGGGGACGATCGCGTCCATCTTCAACGACTCGTCGACCCTCGGGCGCCGCTACGTGTTCGACATCCGGCGCACGTGCCGCGAGGTGCACGACCGAGCGCGCCGCGAGCACTACGCCCGGACCCGCGACAGGACCCAAACCGCTCAGGTCGCTGCACTGAACATTAACCGACATACATACAACTAACTACTAGTAACTTGAACTACTCGCCATGGAATATTGTGTAgtgactttataaaaataagtttatattaaattgaaaacgcCAGCTCTCGGTGACGGACAGCGAGCGGTGTCACGGGAGTGTTGAcagtcttattttaaaatacatggcCAAGGAATAAGTCGCTTCCCTAAGTACTAAGGTCTCTGTAGATCTCTCTGTCTATCTATACTAATGAACATATGAACATCTGCAGGAGTCCCGCCCTCGCTCCCGGTCCCGCTCGGTGGAGGCGCTGGCGTGCCGCGTGTGTATGGACGCGCCCATAGACACGCTGTTCCTGCCCTGCCGACACGTGCTCTGCTGCGAGCACTGCGCGCCGCGGTGTGTATACCACCTcacatacattaataactCATTACCGGTAGCTCTAATGAAGATAAAGCAACCGAGAGGCATTCAGTTAGATGCAAGTCATATGTTCCTCAACAATTAATCGTCATGTGTTTGTTGTGCAGGTGTGAGCGCTGTCCGCTGTGTCGCGGGGAGGTGGACAGGCTGATGCACGTCTTCCTGCCGCTGGAGTACCAGCGGAGTCCCggggttattataaaatagcacGCGACCGGCCCTCGATAACGCTATCGAACGGAATGAACCCAACGACGACGATTTTCGAAGGAAAATTTAACGGACGTCGGCCATCTTGGTGACTTGACGGAAGTGACGTTATACATACCTCTGTATTGTTTGTGGTGAAGTTAGCCGCGCGCGCTCCGTGAGCTCCGTCGGCGTGCGGACGCGTCCTGCGCCGGGCGCGttctgtgtgtctgtgtgaATGTCTAGTCAAACAATATGACGTGAAatgtgcattttttttattattatcgacGTAAGGAATTTCTTGAGCCGTGATTGAATCTTTTCTTCGTTTGTATCCGAAAAATTAATTGGTACTTATTTGTTAGAATCTAAGTATTAACTGAGTATTTCGCTTAGTATAACTAATACTTACATACTATAAGTTCGTCGTTCTTTCCCTTCGTTTTAGAAGGATCTAAACCAATTCACTGTCTTTAGGATAACTGTtgtgataacatttttattgtctgCCAAAAGCGTCTCCGTTTTATTATTGTACGCgaaattgcattttaatattacaattaatattaaggatAATGAATGCGGTCACTCGTTACTTTGTGAGCTAACGTACGTGTAAGACCCGTGGTctgtaacataaaacaaaaatgcaaataaatagatttaatacaataaaaaaatctctactaagtaagttgttttattttttattttttgaagtcACAactaataactatatttagtATGTACCTGGAATAGTTATAAACAAACGTTAAAGAGTTTGGTCATGGGAGACATATTAAAGGAATCTCATTGAACTGTtcaaattaatcaaattaactTGCTAGTTGCTACATCAAGTTTATTGACTATCTTTTGTAAACAACTTAAGAAAGGCATTAAATTACttgataactttttttttgctctACACTAAcgtttcatacaaataacCACTCAGTTTGCAAAAACATCGTTTCGGATTATTGATGCCGGTAATAAAAAGatctgtaaatattgtttcggAGAAAAATGTGACGGAAACTAAAACACTAGCTGGACTCCCCGACCACCACGACAATCACCAAACTGAGGAACATTTTTTAGGATATGATTAGTGTggattaagattttatatctatataactaaaaatcaATAAGGCGATGATGCTGGCCAAAGCTCTCGAGGCATGACCTAAACCTGCTAGAGATTATTCCTATTGTGCCGGTAGCATCAGGAGATTCCGAGCACACTGAATTTGGTGAACCTGTATTGTCAATCACTGAAGATCATTGTCTTCCAGGTGTGGAATTAGGCATGAGACATCCATTCAATACAGTGTCCATAATCTTACAGATACAGGagtgattaaaatatactgaaaatGAAAAGCATACTCTTTTTTTAGAAACAGGTACCGCGATGGCAAGCTCCCAAAAAATATGCACTAAGCCACTCCTATAGTTGAAACAGAAGACAAATCAGGTGCACATGTTTTAAGCACTATGACTGACTACCATCACGGCCAATGGACTTGTTAGCGTCACGGCTACGCAGCGTTGTGACGATACGAATTTTGGCGAAAAGAAAAGCAAACAGACTTTTTGGAACAAATTTCAAAAGTTTTGTGCTATCGAACATCTACCcggaaattatatatcaaatgtttGTGCTTTTCAGCCTGCCCACATTTGGCTATGAACCATGGGGGGGCTTTGCTACCAAAGAGTATGTCAGTAATGGGAATAAATTATTCCTTCATCTGACGCGTCACACAGGCGTTACGTGTCGCCAAGGATAACGTGCAGAGACATCGCGCTTCATCCTAATGTGAACTTTCATAATCTAAAACACTTGTGTAAGTTCTTTTTAGTGTTTGTGAGCTTTGCATCActgattaaaaatacttaaatattgtgATTTGTTCTTAATATATGTCCATTGTTGTAATGATGGTGTCTTTAATAGGctaaggtttttattttagtttccgTAATATTAAGactggaataaaatatatagtactaTATCTTatctactttttattttttgattatcaTTGCCTTTTCCAAGAACCTTTTACCTTTTCCAAGAATTAACATGAGATTAAAATACGTCTGATAGttgaaattgatatattttttttaaatacttaatatgaCATAATTCTTTCTTTTCACCGTGTTACATAAAACCGCGCCTTATATTTTAAGGcttaaatagttaattatataaaaactttaattttgtctcctctaatgtaaataatatttgcatcTAATTTCAAACCACGTTCATCTTacagtatattatttgattttatcgaAGTGAGATtagttaaaatacaaaaatattatatttaaaaaagactaAGACTAGCAAtaacattgtattaaaatatatatactaaaaaatattcaatgttttttaatagataacaTAGCAATGTACCCGGTATTCTTAGCAGAAAAAGTTTGACAAGTTGTCTATGCTCTCATTCGCCAGTTGCCacataattgatttattccCGTTTTACAGGGTAAAGTTAAttagacaattttttataccgttaatactttattattgacTACCTAATAGcagatttatttcaacaattataattttaaaattcattttacatTGAAGTTTAAATCAATATCGTCAAGAATCCAATTGCACAGCCATCATGTAATTTACCTTCACAGTGGGATACTAAAATCATAAACtggcaacatttttatattcgcatGAACGCAAGATGGCTGCCAATTTATGTGAATGCAAGGACGAGTTGAAAAGCGATTTACGTTTATAGTTGTTAATCCTGTTaaaattgtgatattaaaCATAACGAACATAACAATATTGTTGTGTATGTGTTTACGTGGAGTCTGTTATGAGTTAtcgatgtttttaaattcatatgtgCAATATTTCGTTAAAAGGCATATAAAATGTTCAGTGTTGAATTGTGatgattatatatacagtGGAAGAATCTGGCTTGTTATAATGCATGTGATTGGATGATAGCGgttataatatgtaagtaaatatattaatatcatttaaactaGTTATTTACATAAGCGAGCTAGGCATCAGTAACCTATTTGGGTTTATTTGGTGTTAGTGGCGTGGCTTTAAACGAGTCCTGGCGCCGGTGGGCCGGCGTTGGTCACAGCTGTTCTGTTCGCACGTTGCCAACGCTCGCTCGCCTCACCTAAATTCCAGTGATACCAGCCGCCCCTCGTACTTTACTGACAACTGATGTCTTTTCTTTGTCGTAAGGGCACGTAATTCGATATGTCTATCTATATTTTGCCCGTTCAGTTAACAGATGGTCGTAACATGCAATAATTGATGCCCTTTAAAACACATTTCTGTGTGTAAACTTGTATTTACTTCTATTGAATGACTTTCGCACAATACGGGAGTCAGACAATTCATTTGAATCAACAAAGCAGTGTGTTAAACATTTGGAAATTTACAAgtcatttaacaaacaataggtaattcatttttatgtatacaacTTCTAAAATGTTGGAGATTATTGTTCATAACTCTATTATTATACTGTTTTTATACAAGCCCCCTCTGAGTAAGttcttacatacatacatatttttatattttttttattaattatatgtcatCATACAGCTGAATAatgatctaaatatttaatatattcaagtcTTAATGTGTATTGTTAAagctaaattataattatcaggTCATTCAGTATAGTATTTGTTTAACCAGTGTCTGGTAACTGTGGCTTCATGATGGACCTTGACATCACTACTTAACCTGCTACTTGTGCACCAGAGAACATCactatgttaattttaacttcataTCTTAATGACTTGCTCTTATCACAGAGGCATTAGcttaaatacttatatcatttaatgtccgcataaataaattaaaatatcacatagGTATAtctaagaaaaagaaatagattATGAGTTTTGTATATATGACGTTagtttaatcaataatatattttctttataatttataacaacatcTATCTATATAATGTGTTCTTGTTTATCCCACCCTATGATAAACCAGGTCATAGGTGACCCATATTGCATTGATGTCAAGTGCTCtacatatttgtaaatgttgtttaaaattacttcaattATCAAACCACTCACAGAAGAAGTGTGTggtttgtattatatacaagGTTGAAGTTTTTTTCCCTCTATAGATTTCTTTATGATAGCATccattagtttttaaataattttgtcacattaaatattaaggatCCTTACAGTTTACACCGTTCCCAGtgtgttaaaaaatagttCTTGTCAAATACTTCAAAGGTATgttgatgtatgtatgtttgcaCCCCCCCTTCGGAATATTTCCTAACTATATCTTGctgtttaaagtatatatgtacatagagCTGGACACACAGTAACCCTCAGGTGTAATAGTATGGTCGTGTTACAgccatatttataaaacacagcAATGTTCAGTGAAGTGTCTGAATGTACGTCTCCAGTTAGACACTGTTTTATCAACATCTCGATTGTTATTGACAACATTACAGTCATCGTGTGCTATTAAATGGTTTACAAACAGtagatatatctttaaaattatcaggATAATGTCAGCAATAGTCTcctgataattatatattaaactatggTATGATTGTACCTGTTAGTTCCACCAAGTCTATTTAGAAAAGTCTTTCTtgtcttacaaaattttatttagatccttttttttaaattctaatggCCAATATaagacaaacataaaaaatcccaagattttacaaatttccaatattataaagttaaaagtgGAAACCCTCAgattagtatataattattccattaaaaatcttcaccaaaaacagttttttctcATTCCTTAATGTAATCCGTCGTATTTTTCCAAAGTTTTTTGTATCttcaatgttaatatttgaatgCTTACTACTGGTTTCGGATCGTAAAGCTACACACGGAGGGTGTGTAGTTTTTGTCGATGAATCTACGCACATTATACGTAATATTAACGGGAGCTATTCAATGAGAAATGGAGAATGTTTCGTATGTATTGTGACGACAGAAACTTGTGCTAAGCATATATGTTGGATTTCGAATCTAACCCGAGAGTAAATTGTAGCCAGAACACGTGTTTTtacatgtattattaattcttaaatactatatgataggtattgttatataatatataggttaAAAGCAGTAGTGGCCAGCCCTACATCAAGCAACTCTCCATAATTTTCGTCAACCGTAATCAAGATAACACTATAAAATCCACTTGTCCTTTGCAACgacttttttcttatacagTCTTATGTATTTTCATCTCTAAACGTACCATATACGCGCAAGGCgtagaataaaacatttacaaaacttGCCCTTGAACATTTCGTTTCTCAGATGCTACTGggtgtttcaaaatataaataaggacAACTTTAGTTTTAGAGATTTTACAATAGTgttaggtaatttttttaggaTATAActgtataatctatatatgaGCAAATATTGAGGATGATGATAAATTCTGATCCTTGTACAATTTCGCTTTACTTAGACATgtagataacatttttaaatgtatacaattGGTAGGATATGTGTtgtatacttacatatatcgTATAAATGCTGTGGTTATTCCGCTCTTTTTGtgtgaacaaaaattttttcataaaatttcgatgtaaaatcaaattattgcCACAGCGCTTCACGGTCgtctcttttttttaatctgccACGTcacgaattttgcgttgtcgATATTTCGCAAAGGTACAAAAGTATGGAGGCTACATTTTTTCcatgaaaaaagtttttaatatttcaatgtattttttttaatcgaatgAAATCGGAACTTCATTCGGTTGAAACAACCTTAAATTAGAAGCGAAGTTTCTCTTTGCTTGATATGAAGTAGGTGTTAGTTATTTCATTGattgagaaataaatattatacttagcGAATGTCAGTCACATGGACGTGTTAGTTATTGTAAGTGCTGACTGCCAATGAGAcaggaatttataaaataaacacaaccgaagttatttaaataatataataataataaatattcaatctaAATATATCGGTAAGATATCGATTGCTGTATATCTTACATATCAAATACTAtgatcgattttttttatatctcttttGCCTCTTGCCCTCACTGTGTTCTCACAATAGgttcgttattttttatttatgtcatataaaatgtatctgctcctgtgttttattatttttcttttgctataaatttatcttaccGAGGGCGTGCATGTAGTATCATATTTATTCAGGGCGTTGCTTATCATGAGATAAGACATTTTAGGTTTTTGGATATAATTTAGGGATTATGGcatatcatatttttggtataaaatgtCGCTCATACACTGTCCTTCGAACCCCTCAACCAATGAAGGTCACATCGGGATGCGTTTAgtcgtttaaaaaatagacACACTAACAAATAAGTTGAGGTTATCAAAGACTTCATTATTTTGCAATTAAGTAGTTTTATCAACTGTACTATTGAAGTCGTTTGTAAGTGTAGTAAGTTTTGGGTCCGCTCACACAAATGAagtttaacttattattagtCAGAGCACTAATTGCCCGGAGTCTCACGTAGCCAGCCGACACACATACGTGATGAGATACATTAACCAACgatgagataaaaaatatataactggcTATGTTCACGAGCATACATATTTGTGCGAATAATTTTCGCAATGGCCCCAAAAACACCAGGACCGATGACGAAATGTCGCGATGCTCAttcttgaaaataatgaacGTTTCCCACCAATATAGAGTTAtgatatataatcatatataaactAAGGACATAGAGTTGGCGTCTATAGTAGTGAGTTATCCACATCAAGTAATCTGGCCATATTGACAGTGGCCCTACAGTGCTGAGTCAACGTTTGCACAGCGGAGAGCTTAGACTGTTACAGGCGCtgcgaaaataatttataatttaactaaatataccaactgtttatgtttatttcacaATGATCTAAttgctaataaaaatacacgAGAAAGATGAGAGAATGtgagaaaattaaatgaaaaactatgcAAAGCTGTAGTGATGactagtatttattatttaacacaataaCACGTTATTATTATCTTGTGGAAATAACCGAAATGATTTAAaccaaagtaaatatattgtgttGTGCTTGTATtccatatttacattatatttactgtGTGACGTCAGACATGATCAAACAAGGTCCTACGAAACTACTGTGTCATACGATGttctgatatttaaatgtaaaattaacaaatacagAGGTATCGTTGGACGCAATCCATGTTTGGAAAAAGGTGGTATGTAATGTACACCTGCTAGTTATTGGTTCGCACCTGGCGAGGGGCTGCGTGATGATAAAAAGGACGCTGGGTGACGATGAACcgtctaatatatatatatatatatattatataatttgataaacttatcacaaaaaaatatttcctaaataatgtttatctgATTAGATAcaggtttaaattataattctatatacatatttaatttgaaaacctGAAAGtgataataattcattttacatGTTTACACCTCCGTGATATGCACAggaatgataatatatatacccTCAACAGCTGTGACGAATACACAGCTCTATGGAACGTCACAATACCCCTCAATCCCTTTTACGAGGTCtctgttacataaaattaaattatgttattgctCATTATTGGCTATACATCTATGAAAGAGAAGAAAAATACCCCACATAACGTATACAGAGACGAGCCTATCGCTGTAAGCATAcgtataaatgattatttaatatataaatgtaattccaGTCATCAATCTCTGTCGTAACAAATCTCTATACATTACGCGGAGTATGTACGACACGTTACATAGTaacaagatatatatgtacataaaccagatatatattatactatatataatggTATGACGCGATTCATCACTCAGCGACACTGAGCGATCGAGGCTGTGTCGGCCACGACCGACGCGGTGCGAACAGACACcagtaacattattattattggtggtgttattaatagatatattgAATGTGTGCCTATATAGTATTATGAGCATATATATGATCTTTAAACTGATAACATTATCATACACGTACAGAGAAACATggtataaatatcttatacatatatcgtATGTCAAGCATCTATCatctatatttatctttatgatatatatttataaatcactcTCAGTTATAAGGTTAAAAATTTgttgctatttatttattaaattaataaatttagtagaGTTCAAAATATGtcatagtaaatattaataataacatacatattttgttacatatagtAGAAACAACACAcagacacaaacacacacacacacatatatatatattttctactatATGGAATATCGTCTTCTAattcattgttaaaatattgcgAAGGTTGTCTGGAAGGTTGTTACTGGTGCTCTTTCATTTACTAGGATTGTAGTTTTGTTTGGGTTTATGTTTCTATGTACAAATGTACTTAGTAAAATGGATTTAGAATCTCACTGACGTTAGACTTACTAATGTTAATATGCGTGTATTCGTTCCAAACAGAAAACTGAAGCTGGTTCTATGAAACTTTGTTAGTAAGGAATTAGAAC harbors:
- the LOC116775020 gene encoding E3 ubiquitin-protein ligase MYLIP — encoded protein: MWLVSQPNSVILEIKVEPNSIGQQCLEKVCEKLEIGAEADYFGLRVCSGSGPGRWLNLRNHLDPHRIPSRRLDLRVKFWVPPHLLINEPTRHQFYLHAKLDLIEGRLVVADQEVARKIIAYIAQAETGDFDPQAASHVYADCDKIGPQGEKPDDHEAKIMEYHCQIAGMRASQAEYKLLKEISKLESFGEEIFFCKPVTQNNNAHNLYSHLLYHRQQAEEPRTRDDQEIDGGGTVGCLTSAHTGAGCGCRLSTCVGVGPSGIVVYRPACNGVHDIGVEKQSIPYTSIHRAQPVRRIFQLCYVSDEGHEVTLHVKMATSSQAAALYRAVTEKHAFYYCETVRTDVTEQFIRDLKGTIASIFNDSSTLGRRYVFDIRRTCREVHDRARREHYARTRDRTQTAQESRPRSRSRSVEALACRVCMDAPIDTLFLPCRHVLCCEHCAPRCERCPLCRGEVDRLMHVFLPLEYQRSPGVIIK